One window of Helicobacter sp. MIT 99-5507 genomic DNA carries:
- a CDS encoding DUF2443 family protein, producing the protein MIKRGSQDMPETLTFALLEQIDAEVEKLKKEIDALNKLKREMLVF; encoded by the coding sequence ATGATTAAACGCGGCTCGCAGGATATGCCAGAGACACTAACTTTCGCACTCCTTGAGCAAATTGATGCAGAAGTGGAGAAGTTAAAAAAAGAGATAGATGCACTCAATAAGCTAAAAAGGGAGATGTTGGTATTTTGA